The Priestia megaterium NBRC 15308 = ATCC 14581 region AAACCCTTTTACCACCGTCATAGGATTTCGAATTTCATGGGCTACAGAAGCAGCTAATTGACCAATTGCATTCATTTTCTCTGCTCGCTGCAATTCCTTTTGCATTCTCGTTTTTTCCATAATAACTTCCAATTCATCAATCGCTTTAGCAATTCCATCTTTTGAATGATTGAAATTCGTTTCTACGTTCAGCTGTTCTTTTGTTGCTGACACTTGTTGAAAAAGCTGCTGAAGCCGCTCGGTCATTTCATTAAATCTTGTGTGTACATTCCCTAACTCAGAATCATCTTCGTATGTCAGCTTCACATCAAACTTCCCTTGACTTACTGCTTGAATTCCTTCTACTAATTCTCCTAGGGGCGACATTAATCGCCTTAGTCCCCAGTCTTGAATAACAATAATGAAGGTAAACAAAATCGTAAACGCAACGGCCAAAGCCACAATTAAACGTTTTTGGTAGATATAGATAGCGCTTGCATCTATATCTACACCAAGAATAGCCACGACTTTTCCGGAGCTGTTTGTAATAGGCGATAAAACGGTTATCCACGTCCCGAATTCGTCTTTGTATGTAGATGTTACGATATTTTTCTTTTCTTGTTCTGCTTGCTTAAATGATTTGTAAAATTCTTCTCCTCCATAATAAATCATGGATGGCTCTAGTGATTGCTTAATTTTCTTATTCGCTGTTACGATAATCTTATTTCCATGCGACTGGAATTTTCGGTCGTCATAATATATCCCTGCAAGTACGACGGATGCAATTCGTAAATCTTTCTGAACTGCTTTTCTAGCTCGTCTTTTTCAGGAATCGTCCCGTTCCTTGAATCCACTGCTGCTATTACGTCTTGTTTAGATAAAGACTCCCTCCATAAATCGGCCATAATTAACGCGTGCTGCGTTAGTGTCTCTTTTGCCATCTTTTTTTGAACTTGATAGCTAATGGCTAAAGAAATGACTCCAAGGGCAACTACAATTAAAGTAGAAAATAAAACCGTTTTGTTAAACACACTCAAATTTCGAATATATTTTTTCATCGGTATACTCCGGATTCAAAAGAATAGTAACCAGCACAGCATTCGCTGGTAGAAAGTTGATTCTATTATATCACACGTTGGTCCACTTCTCTTTCCTCTTTTTCCAAAAAAGAGAAAGCCAAAAAAG contains the following coding sequences:
- a CDS encoding ATP-binding protein, translating into MIYYGGEEFYKSFKQAEQEKKNIVTSTYKDEFGTWITVLSPITNSSGKVVAILGVDIDASAIYIYQKRLIVALAVAFTILFTFIIVIQDWGLRRLMSPLGELVEGIQAVSQGKFDVKLTYEDDSELGNVHTRFNEMTERLQQLFQQVSATKEQLNVETNFNHSKDGIAKAIDELEVIMEKTRMQKELQRAEKMNAIGQLAASVAHEIRNPMTVVKGFLQLFQDNTKLSNTELSYIHLMINEMDRAEAIIHDYLSLAKPDVHQHRFINCLECITSLVDLLSSYALLTNNILIELDAKEEMYVRGSRNELNQILLNIMKNGIEAMRAGGTLRVGLYKREGQVHIQIEDTGIGMTSEQVNRLGTAFYSLKEKGTGIGLMVSYQLVEQMNGRIEVESIPGKGSTFTLIFPSYD